A genomic segment from Equus przewalskii isolate Varuska chromosome X, EquPr2, whole genome shotgun sequence encodes:
- the GPR101 gene encoding probable G-protein coupled receptor 101 — protein sequence MPAQSLHPVSHPPAIAMTTTCTNSTRESNSSHACMPLSKMPISLAHGIIRSSVLLIFLTASFVGNIVLGLVLQRKPQLLQVTNRFIFNLLVTDLLQISLVAPWVVATSVPFFWPLNSHFCTALVSLTHLFAFASVNTIIVVSVDRYLSIIHPLSYPAKMTPRRGYLLLYGTWIVAILQSTPPLYGWGQAAFDERNALCSMIWGASPSYTILSVVSFIIIPLFVMIACYSVVFGAARRQHALLYNVKSHSLEVRAKDRVENENEEGEERKDEFHGQDEGEVKAKEGSIKAEEDDSMKAKKGSVDTSEASVEATGSKEVRESSLVASEGSTEGKEAGTEIESSVKADKGRREVHQCNIDLGEDDMDFGEDDIHFSEDDIEAVNIPESFPASRRNSNSDPPLPRCYQCKAAKVIFLIIFSYVLSLGPYCFLAVLAVWVDVQTKVPQWVITIIIWLFFLQCCIHPYIYGYMHKAIKKEIQDMLKKFFCKEKPPKEDSHPDLPGTEAGTEGGTEGKTVPSHDSATSL from the coding sequence ATGCCGGCTCAGAGCCTGCACCCTGTCTCACACCCGCCTGCCATCGCCATGACGACCACCTGCACCAACAGCACGCGCGAAAGCAACAGCAGCCACGCGTGCATGCCCCTGTCCAAAATGCCCATCAGCCTGGCTCACGGCATCATCCGCTCGAGCGTGCTTCTCATCTTCCTCACCGCCTCATTCGTAGGCAACATAGTGCTGGGGCTCGTGTTGCAGCGCAAGCCGCAGCTGCTGCAAGTGACCAATCGCTTCATCTTTAACCTCCTCGTCACCGACCTGCTGCAGATTTCGCTCGTGGCCCCCTGGGTGGTGGCCACCTCCGTGCCTTTCTTCTGGCCCCTCAACAGCCACTTCTGTACCGCCCTGGTTAGCCTCACTCACCTGTTCGCCTTCGCCAGTGTCAACACCATTATTGTGGTGTCAGTGGATCGCTACCTGTCCATCATCCACCCTCTCTCCTACCCGGCCAAGATGACCCCGCGCCGGGGTTACTTGCTCCTCTATGGCACCTGGATCGTGGCCATCCTGCAGAGCACACCCCCACTCTATGGCTGGGGCCAGGCTGCCTTTGACGAGCGCAATGCCCTCTGCTCCATgatctggggggccagccccagctatACCATTCTCAGTGTAGTGTCCTTCATCATCATTCCACTGTTTGTCATGATTGCCTGCTACTCTGTGGTGTTTGGTGCAGCCCGGCGGCAGCATGCTCTGCTATACAACGTCAAGAGCCACAGCTTGGAGGTTCGAGCCAAGGACCGTGTGGAGAACGAGAacgaagaaggagaggagaggaaggatgaGTTCCATGGCCAGGATGAAGGTGAGGTCAAGGCCAAGGAGGGCAGTATCAAGGCAGAAGAGGATGACAGCATGAAGGCCAAGAAAGGGAGCGTGGATACCAGTGAGGCGAGCGTGGAGGCCACGGGCAGCAAGGAGGTCAGAGAAAGCAGCTTGGTGGCCAGCGAAGGCAGCACGGAGGGTAAGGAAGCCGGCACCGAAATTGAGAGCAGCGTGAAGGCAGACAAGGGCCGCAGAGAGGTCCACCAGTGCAACATCGACTTGGGTGAAGATGACATGGATTTTGGTGAGGATGACATCCATTTCAGTGAGGATGACATCGAGGCAGTGAACATCCCAGAAAGTTTCCCAGCCAGTCGTCGAAACAGCAACAGCGACCCTCCTCTGCCCAGGTGCTACCAGTGCAAAGCTGCTAAAGTGATCTTCCTCATCATTTTCTCCTACGTGCTGTCCCTGGGGCCCTACTGCTTTCTAGCGGTCCTGGCCGTGTGGGTGGATGTCCAAACCAAGGTACCCCAGTGGGTGATCACCATAATAATCTGGCTTTTCTTCCTGCAGTGCTGCATCCACCCCTACATCTATGGCTACATGCACAAGGCCATCAAGAAGGAAATCCAGGATATGCTGAAGAAgttcttctgcaaggaaaagccTCCAAAAGAAGACAGCCACCCAGACCTGCCTGGAACCGAAGCCGGCACAGAAGGTGGGACTGAAGGCAAGACCGTCCCTTCTCATGATTCTGCCACTTCGCTTTGA